From Brachionichthys hirsutus isolate HB-005 chromosome 7, CSIRO-AGI_Bhir_v1, whole genome shotgun sequence, the proteins below share one genomic window:
- the ppp1r3ca gene encoding protein phosphatase 1, regulatory subunit 3Ca has protein sequence MSAASVLRSFGPSAMPGPVMPMDVALRFYHSPPPLRGLLSSYEELHRAAACNLYKPLKPCLSSQPKAPEDGGAGAFGWSHSKKRVVFADTKGMSLTAIHVFSKFDDKPYPNKGHGGSEDLQFDMTDLEAATMDTKTGPARSLALDFKQPSADYLDFRNRLMQNSVCLENCSLQQRSLTGTIKVRNIGFEKSVALRVTFDSWASFSDVGCTFMNNVYSCQDTDTFAFALELPAHVPPQNRAEFCICFRVRDQVYWDNNDSKNYTLRHTGWAGPQRPEQKRAPEHRSGGREALEMEFDQFGSPRMSSGLFPGWQSWGQIENAVPYW, from the exons ATGAGTGCTGCGAG tgtgCTCAGGTCTTTCGGCCCATCGGCCATGCCCGGGCCCGTGATGCCGATGGACGTGGCTCTGAGGTTCTACCActctccgcctcctctcagAGGCCTCCTCAGCTCCTACGAGGAGCTGCACCGAGCCGCGGCCTGCAACCTGTACAAACCGCTGAAGCCCTGCCTCAGCAGCCAGCCGAAGGCGCCGGAGgacggcggcgccggcgccttCGGCTGGAGCCACAGCAAGAAGAGAGTGGTGTTCGCCGACACCAAGGGCATGTCGCTGACCGCCATCCACGTCTTCTCCAAGTTCGACGACAAGCCGTACCCAAACAAAGGTCACGGGGGGTCAGAGGATCTGCAGTTTGACATGACGGACCTGGAAGCGGCCACCATGGATACAAAGACCGGCCCGGCCCGCAGCTTGGCACTGGACTTCAAGCAGCCCTCGGCAGACTACCTGGACTTCCGGAACCGGCTGATGCAGAACTCCGTCTGCCTGGAGAACTGCTCCCTGCAGCAGCGCTCGCTGACCGGCACCATCAAGGTCCGAAACATCGGCTTTGAGAAGTCCGTGGCGCTGCGGGTCACTTTCGACTCCTGGGCCAGCTTCAGCGACGTCGGCTGCACCTTCATGAACAACGTCTACAGCTGCCAGGACACGGACACCTTCGCCTTCGCCCTGGAGCTCCCGGCCCACGTCCCCCCACAGAACCGCGCCGAGTTCTGCATCTGCTTCAGGGTCCGGGACCAGGTCTACTGGGACAACAACGACAGCAAGAACTACACGCTGAGGCACACGGGCTGGGCCGGCCCGCAGCGGCCCGAGCAGAAGAGGGCTCCCGAGCACAGAAGCGGGGGCCGGGAGGCGCTGGAGATGGAGTTCGATCAGTTCGGCAGCCCCCGCATGTCCAGCGGACTGTTCCCCGGCTGGCAGAGCTGGGGTCAGATCGAGAACGCCGTGCCTTACTGGTGA